Within Deltaproteobacteria bacterium, the genomic segment TTCCCGAAGCGATCGAGCTTTATATGATTTGGGATTTCGAGATGGCGAAAGAGGATGTGGACCGTGTCTTCGGGAACAGCATGGAGTTCTTTCATGTCATGCCGGAGGAACGGATCGGTGCCCCGCTCGGTTACGGATCGGCACTCTATTTCTTTACTTACAGGAACAGCATCCATCCCGGAATGGGGCAGTTTCTGGTGACGGAGGGAAAAATTCCGAACGTAGCCAAACTTCTCCGGGAATATTTCGACAATTTTACAACAAAGGTGCGGCGATGGAGGGAAGATATCGCTCCGAAGGTAACATTACGGGCGGTCACCTGGGATGTGTGTCCCATCTATGCGGGTTTGATCCGCGAGATGCGTGAAATGCCGTACTTCGGCGACGGCATGCTCATCATAGGTGACGCGGCCGGATTTGAAAGCGCCGCCTTCGGTGACGGGGTACCCTCTGCCTGGTTCTCAGCGGACATCGCGGCCGGCGTCGCCCTTGAAGCGATAAAGGCGGGAGATACGTCAAGATCGTTCCTGAAACGATATGAGGACAGGGTCAAGGCCGATCCCTTTATCATGCATACGATCACCGATACGCGCAGGTGGGATATGCGGGAGGTGTTGAAGAGCAAAAGCGAAAGTGAACTGAAAAGAAGGATCCGGGACCACTGGGGAATCGGCGCCTTCAAGTATAAATACCTGGGCGGACCCTGTCTGAAGGCCACCGGCAGGTCGATCAAGAACGACGCGGGAATTGTCGCCGAATGGCTGGAGATGTTCCGGCGCTATTATCGCAACTGGGAAGAAGATCGTTTTGACCGCCTATCGACTGATTGACCTGTAAATTTGTGTATCTTGGCAACACCGATATTCGATAGCTGAAAATAAAGAGGGTCGAGTCCGCTTTTGACGTGTGTCGTTCATTGCCGATCATTATCGGCGACGAACAATTCAGATCCACGTCACCCTATTACGGGATCGGCCTTATCGGCCCTGAGCTTTTTCTTGATCGCCGCGATGAATGCGGGAGTGGTGCCGCAGCACCCGCCGATGAAATTCGCGCCCGCTTCGGCAAGTTCGGGGACGAAAGCGGCGAATTCTTCGGGTGTCGTGCGGTAGACCGCTTCACCGCCGATGATTTCCGGTATGCCGGCATTTGCTTTCATCCACAGCGGGAGGTCGGTGACGGCCCGCATCCGGCGGCAGATCGGGGCAAAACCTTCGATACCCTTCCCGCAATTGGAGCCGATGACGTCCACACCGGCCGCCGATAATTTTTCCACGACCTCTTCGGGTGTGTCTCCCATCATCGTGCGGTCCTTGTTCTTCCCCGCGTCGAACACCATGTTGGCAACCACGGGCAGGCCCGTTCTCTTCGCGGCCGCCGTTGCCGCGAGGGTTTCTGTGAGATCGATCATCGTTTCGATGACGAGAGCGTCGGCGCCCGCCGCCGCGAGGGCTTCCGCCTGCTCGGCGAACGCGTTCTCCAGTTCACCGGCGGTGACCTGCTTCATGAGGACCATCTTGCCGCTGGGTCCGATGGATGCGAAAACGAAGGCCCGGTCACCCGCCGCCTGCCTGGAGATCGTAACTCCGGTGGTGTTTATCTCCCGGACCTTGTCCGCGAGTCCGTGTTTTTCGAGAATGAAGCGGTTGCCGCCGAAGGTGTTGGTCAGAACCACACGGCTGCCCGCCGCCACATACTGTGCCGGGACCTCGGCGACCCGGTCCGGGTGCTCCAGGTTCCATGATTCCGGGCAGGACCCCCGGGGCAGGCCTCTCCTGAACAGTTCGGTCCCCCAGGCGCCGTCCGTTACGACCGGCCCTTCCTCCAGCAGTTTTTTGATAAGGTCCTTCATTTCAGTCTCTCCGTGCCGGTTTCAGCCGAGCATGGCTTCATGCAGTTCCCTGTCGTAAGGTGCCAGTCGCCCCCCGCAGTCTTTCCGTGGACAGAGCCGGCAGTTGCAAAATGGTATGTCTGACTCGAATTCCAGGCCCGAGACCGATTTCAGGGGGATCATCATGGTCTTTTCGGTCAGGCGGACGCCGATTGCCGCGGGAGCATCGCCGAGGAGCGAGAACAGGCGGTGCTGTTCCTCCAAGGGCCAGCCTTCGAGAGACCCCGGGTTCATCGTCGAGGTCGGTCCGGTCCCGAATCGTTCCCTGATGTGCTCCTTAAAAGTCGTGAGGGCGGTGCCCAGTGCCAGCATGGTGATGGTGTCTGCCCAGAAGGTGTCGAGCGTGTTGCAGCGGGTTCGGGACCATTCATCCAGTTCGGTCCCGCAGGTGGCGATAAAAGGGAAGGCTCTCCGATGATCTTTCAGATTGGTCTTCACAAGCCGGCTTTTCAGCGGGATACCGTCGATGAACACGGTCGAGTCGTTGCCGTGCTCGATGGCCGCCAGTTTATAGGCGATCTTCGGCCGGGCGATACCGGAAGCCTCGGTCAGGAGAGCGTCCAGATGGCGGGCCCGATCGCTCCCGGCTGTCACCCGCATCATCGGATAGAGATGATCGGGCGGGATGTCGAATGGGATGGCATCAATGACGGTGACATTCATGAGTTCATTGAGATCGGTTACGGCGATGGATGTCATGCCGCCGACAGCCTGTCGAAGATCTTGACCGCCTGAACGGCGGATTCGCCATAGGCGTCGGCGCCCATTTCTTCCCTGAGATGATCTGACGTGCAGGCGCCGCCGATGACGATCCTGACCCGGTCTTTCAAGCCTGCCGCGGCCACGGCGTCGACGACTTCCCTGATGCCGCCGACCATCGTCGTCAGAAGGGCGGAAAGCCCCACAAGCCGGGCGTTCGTTTCCGTGATCTTTGCCAGGATGTCCTCCGCCGGCACATCGACGCCGAGGTCGATGACCTCATACCCGTTCACCTGCAGGAGCATGCCGACGATATTTTTCCCTATCTCATGGATGTCTCCGCGAACGGTTGCCAGGATCACCGGTTCCTTTTTTACGGTTCCTCCACGGTCCATCCGTGCTTCCAGAAGCGGCATGACCTCCTTGACCATTTCTCCCGCCAGGATGAGGTCGGCAAGAAAATAGGTTCCCTCCTCGAACTGCCGGCCCACGTATTCCAGCCCTGCGCCGATGCCCTCCTCGATTATTTCCACCGGTGTCATTCCATCATCGAGGCAGGCCTGAACCCGTTCCTTGATATCGTCTATCAGGATGTCCTTGATCGCTTCCTGTACCGCCGTAAGAGAATCTTTCATCATTCCCACCTTTGCGCGCTCCGTATCCTCGATCACTATGAATGCGTTGCGATCGGGTATGCACCGTATTCGCGAACCGCCTGAAGCATGACCCGTAACTTGTGCGCCGGGATCGAACTCAGGCTGTGAACGGGTCCGATCATGAACCTGCCGCCGGGACCTATCCGCTCGATCAGATCTTTTACTTCCGCGACCACCTCTTCGTCCCGTGAACGGTCCGTCAGCAGGTAATCGACCCCGACACCACCCACGATCGTGACCGCGTCGCCGTGCAGCTCCTTTTCCCGGTAGATGTCTACGTTGGAGGTGTTTTCATAGGCGTGCAGACCGTCAACACCCCATTTTATGAAGGTATCGAAGAGAAGCGTGTTATCGCCGCAGGAGTGGAGGATATACTTGGCACCCCAGTCGTGAACCGCTTTGATGATACGCCGGTAGGGAGGTCCGAATATCTCGTCGACGAGCCGGGGATTCATGATGGGACCGCTCTTGAAGGCGAAGTCGTCGGTCTGTATGATGACGGGAATTCCCGCGTCTATCATGGCCATGTTGGTTTTCAGGCATATTTCCTCGTTACGCTTGATGAACCGCTCCACCAGGTCTTTCTCGCGCCTGAGCCAGATCGGCATTTTCTCGAATCCCACCGCCCAGAGCAGGGATTCCTGAATGCCGTAAGCCGATGCCTGGCCGCACAGGCAGGAGCGGCTGCCGTATTTCGAAACCATCTTCCTGAAGAACCGGTATGTGTTCTGAGCCAGGTCGTCCGTGTCCGGCCAATGAGGCCATGCTTCGAAGTCCTCACGGCTAGTGATGCCGGGGCCGCTGTACATGTAGGTCATGTTTCCGTATCCGTCCGGCTGTATCCTGTATACGGATCCCGTAAACCTCACCATGGTCCCGGAGTCCTTGAGGAGAAAGGTTTCGTCGAGGATCGCCCAGAGAGAATCGAACCCGAGCTCTACCTGGGCCTTGATGCGTTTCTCAAAGGTGCGGTTCAATTCGGCCTGAAAAAGGGATTTCGGCAGTTTGGCGCCCCACCGGTCAAGGACGAATCGTGTCAGGGGATTGTTCATTCGCTGTTCCTGGGAAATGAGAGGAGCACCGAGCACCTCGTTGAACGTCCGGTCTTCGACCATGGCCCCGAAGGAGGGTACCCGGTCGACCGGTTTTCCCTCGAGGGTCCTGATGATGCGCTCCACTGGATCCATGAACGACTCCTTCAGGCGGGAAGGTTACAGTTCTGTCGAACCTATGTCCGGGTAAACCGGTGATGGAGGAGGAACAGTACCCACGAATGCGCGTTATGTTTTGATCACAAGGACGGGTTTTCTGACTTTCCGGACCACCTTGTACGAAACGGATCCCAGGAACAGTTCCTCAAAATTTCCCGTTCCCCGGGAGCCGGTAACGATAAGAGATACGTCCTCTTCCTCGGCAACCCGCAGTATTTCATTGAAAGGGCCTCCTTTTTCCACGCGCAGGTGGACCTTGAAGCCGTGGTCTTTCAGGTCCTTTTCAATGGGCTTCATCTCGGCCGTTGCCTTTTTCTCAAGGTCTTCCTGAATTCCTTCGAGGTCCTTCCGGGCGTAACGCGAGAGGTCGCTCAATCCCCGGCGGTCGACGACATTGAGAATGATCACTTCTTCCGCACCGGCGCTTCGCAACTGTTTTATATACTCCAGCGCTGCCATGGACTCATTGGAAAAATCTGTAGCATAGAGGATCTTTTTAAACATTGGGAAATACCCCCTGCGTTACGTTGTTGTTTTCTCGAGTAATGCCGGATGTCGCTATAATTTCGTATATTATCCGGTTAGTCAAGAATAATTCGGGAATAATTCGGGAAACGGGATTTGGGAATCGAGATTCGTTATTCGGGAAAGGAGATTCGTTATAAAAAGACTTTGCTGTGATAAAAATCATAATGATTTTAATGTAGATATGAATCATGAAAGTTGTTAGACTAAGCGAATTAATATCACAGCCGGAGCCCCCGGCCTGAAGCGTGTCGGTAGTATCCTGTCGTAGCAAATCGACGGAACGGTTGTGATTGATCGGCATGGGAGGACAAAATTCACGATCGCCTTCGAAGAACTTAAGTACAAAAAGAGGTTGTAACCATGACGGGAAAACAGAAACTCGTAGTCGTCGTTGTTGAGGATGAAACTATCATCGCCCGTGATATCCAGAGCAAGTTGAAACGCCTCGGATACGACGCACCGGTGATCGCTTCAACGGGGGAAGAGGCGATACAGATAACGGAAGAGCTGCTACCTGACCTGGTTTTGATGGATATTATTCTGAAAGGGAACGTGGATGGGATAGAGGCGGCTGACGAGATACGAAACCGCTTCGACATTCCCGTTGTGTACCTCACGGCCTATGCCGATGAGAAGACCCTTGAACGGGCCAAGGTGACGGAGCCTTTCGGTTACATGCTCAAGCCCTTTGAGGAGCGGGAACTGCACAGCACCATTGAAATGGCCTTGTACAAACACGAGGCGGAACACAAATATCGCCAGGGTATCGACCGGCTAATGCAGGGCCTGGAGAATACCATCAACGCCCTGGCCTCAATGGTGGAAATCCGGGATCCCTATACGGCGGGACACCAGTTTCGTGTTGCACAGTTGGCCGTTGCAATTGCCGGGGAACTGAGCCTGTCCGAGGATGAGATAACAGGGATCCGGCTTGCCTCGCTGGTCCATGACATCGGAAAAATGAATGTACCGACCGAGATCCTGAACAAGCCGGGGAGAATAACAAGTACGGAGTTCCAAATAATCAAGCAGCACCCGGACACGGGATACAATATTCTAAAGGGCATCGAATTTCCCTGGCCCATCGCGGAAATGGTGCATCAGCATCATGAAAAGCTGGATGGGTCCGGATACCCCCAGGGACTTACGAACGGCCAGATACAGCGTGGGTCAAAGATAATCTCCGTGGCCGACGTGGTGGAGGCCATGTCGTCACATCGTCCTTACCGACCGGCCCTTGGCATAGAGGTTGCTCTCGAAGAAATTGAGAAGAACAGGGGAGAGACCCTCGATGTTGAAGCAGTCGATGCATGCCTGAGGCTCTTCAGGGAAAAGGGATTTAATTTCACAAAGACAGGAAAGGACCTGGACTCATAAGGCAGGGGCGGCTCACTCCGTTTCCGGTCCGAAAACCACCGGTTCCCGCAGGATGATCTGCTTTGCGAGGGCTGCTCTTTCCGCTATGATGGGGTGGCTTTCCCTGAGATCGGCCAGCTGGTTCAGATTATCGGCCGTGCGGGAAATGAGCATTGCAAGGTCGCCGTCCGCCACCCGCATCGATTCGGTCAATTCATCCCAATCCATCCCCCGCGCCCAGTGATAGATCGCTACGGCGGGCCACAACCGCAACGGGGTAACGTCAAATCCCGCTGATTCCATCCGTTCCACCAGGGGCGCTATCGTCCGGAAGATACGGTTGCAGGCGCGCCTCACCCGTTTCGGCACCTGCCGCTTGTAAAGAGGAATATCCTGATTCCGGTCATACACAAAATTCGCGATAACCGCCGCGAGCAGGGGCTCGTCATTTTCGGGGAACGCCCTGTTCCTCAGGCATTCGGCTATGAGCAGCGGCTGATCAAGACGGAGCCGTGATGCCCAGATACCGTCCTCCGTGAGCTTTCCCGCTCCGTTGACAAAGCCCTCGTTCTTAAGAAAGAGCAGGTACCGGTCGAATTCCTTCTTGAGGTTCTTCATGCCCCTTTTTTTGCCGGGATTCTGATAATCGGCAAAGGACATTTCGAATATGTCGCGGATCTCCCGGGGGGTGTGGGACAAAAGCAGGTTCAGTATCATGGAGAAGTCGTTTCTGATGCGGCTGAGGATCTTTTCCGGCTTTCTGTAATAAAGGTCACGCATGAGGGAGAGGTCCATGAACCGCCCGGGATAGGCAAGCATGAAGCCGATCCGGTCGAGGCCCCGCCGGCCCGCCCTTCCGGTCATCTGGTGAAATGCCGTTGCCGTGAGGGGAAGGAAATCGTGGCCGTTGAACTGGTCGGAATTGAAAAGGACCACCGTCCGTGCCGGGAAGTTGACCCCCGCCGCAACGGTGGTGGTCGCGAAAACGGCTTCAAGGTGTCCCCCCTTCATCATCCGTTCCACCATGAATTTC encodes:
- a CDS encoding NAD(P)/FAD-dependent oxidoreductase, which translates into the protein MAEQYDVIVVGAGFGGPVAAKRCADSGLHTIMLERSRIPGEKVVSGLVIPIYGFLFGPEFIREGNPPLERPIRSVMNRFVKNGEIYDYDHSLRLPAPIAVGYSTYCKPFCTWLADRAVDSGVELRTATTVVDVIKENGSVRGVITDKGEELRSKIVIDAGGTQNNLSIKAGIRKKFVPEAIELYMIWDFEMAKEDVDRVFGNSMEFFHVMPEERIGAPLGYGSALYFFTYRNSIHPGMGQFLVTEGKIPNVAKLLREYFDNFTTKVRRWREDIAPKVTLRAVTWDVCPIYAGLIREMREMPYFGDGMLIIGDAAGFESAAFGDGVPSAWFSADIAAGVALEAIKAGDTSRSFLKRYEDRVKADPFIMHTITDTRRWDMREVLKSKSESELKRRIRDHWGIGAFKYKYLGGPCLKATGRSIKNDAGIVAEWLEMFRRYYRNWEEDRFDRLSTD
- a CDS encoding homocysteine S-methyltransferase family protein, with the translated sequence MKDLIKKLLEEGPVVTDGAWGTELFRRGLPRGSCPESWNLEHPDRVAEVPAQYVAAGSRVVLTNTFGGNRFILEKHGLADKVREINTTGVTISRQAAGDRAFVFASIGPSGKMVLMKQVTAGELENAFAEQAEALAAAGADALVIETMIDLTETLAATAAAKRTGLPVVANMVFDAGKNKDRTMMGDTPEEVVEKLSAAGVDVIGSNCGKGIEGFAPICRRMRAVTDLPLWMKANAGIPEIIGGEAVYRTTPEEFAAFVPELAEAGANFIGGCCGTTPAFIAAIKKKLRADKADPVIG
- a CDS encoding vitamin B12 dependent methionine synthase codes for the protein MTSIAVTDLNELMNVTVIDAIPFDIPPDHLYPMMRVTAGSDRARHLDALLTEASGIARPKIAYKLAAIEHGNDSTVFIDGIPLKSRLVKTNLKDHRRAFPFIATCGTELDEWSRTRCNTLDTFWADTITMLALGTALTTFKEHIRERFGTGPTSTMNPGSLEGWPLEEQHRLFSLLGDAPAAIGVRLTEKTMMIPLKSVSGLEFESDIPFCNCRLCPRKDCGGRLAPYDRELHEAMLG
- a CDS encoding cobalamin-dependent protein (Presence of a B(12) (cobalamin)-binding domain implies dependence on cobalamin itself, in one of its several forms, or in some unusual lineages, dependence on a cobalamin-like analog.), translating into MKDSLTAVQEAIKDILIDDIKERVQACLDDGMTPVEIIEEGIGAGLEYVGRQFEEGTYFLADLILAGEMVKEVMPLLEARMDRGGTVKKEPVILATVRGDIHEIGKNIVGMLLQVNGYEVIDLGVDVPAEDILAKITETNARLVGLSALLTTMVGGIREVVDAVAAAGLKDRVRIVIGGACTSDHLREEMGADAYGESAVQAVKIFDRLSAA
- a CDS encoding universal stress protein, whose amino-acid sequence is MFKKILYATDFSNESMAALEYIKQLRSAGAEEVIILNVVDRRGLSDLSRYARKDLEGIQEDLEKKATAEMKPIEKDLKDHGFKVHLRVEKGGPFNEILRVAEEEDVSLIVTGSRGTGNFEELFLGSVSYKVVRKVRKPVLVIKT
- a CDS encoding response regulator → MTGKQKLVVVVVEDETIIARDIQSKLKRLGYDAPVIASTGEEAIQITEELLPDLVLMDIILKGNVDGIEAADEIRNRFDIPVVYLTAYADEKTLERAKVTEPFGYMLKPFEERELHSTIEMALYKHEAEHKYRQGIDRLMQGLENTINALASMVEIRDPYTAGHQFRVAQLAVAIAGELSLSEDEITGIRLASLVHDIGKMNVPTEILNKPGRITSTEFQIIKQHPDTGYNILKGIEFPWPIAEMVHQHHEKLDGSGYPQGLTNGQIQRGSKIISVADVVEAMSSHRPYRPALGIEVALEEIEKNRGETLDVEAVDACLRLFREKGFNFTKTGKDLDS